In Trichoderma atroviride chromosome 2, complete sequence, one DNA window encodes the following:
- a CDS encoding uncharacterized protein (EggNog:ENOG41~TransMembrane:3 (o33-53i60-78o98-118i)), with protein MSSQPLLQTAPGKRIALPTRVEPKVFFANERTFLSWLNFTVILGALAIGMLNFGDRVSFISAFLFTGVAMLTMIYALVTYHWRAKSIRVRGQAGFDDRFGPTFLAIILLLAVIVNFVLRIMDQSKKQKGNPAY; from the exons AtgtcttctcagcctcttcttcaaactGCTCCTG GCAAGCGCATTGCTCTGCCCACTCGAGTCGAGCCCAaggtcttcttcgccaacgAGCGTACGTTTCTGTCATGGCTCAACTTCAccgtcatcctcggcgccCTGGCCATCGGCATGCTCAACTTTGGCGACCGAGTGTCTTTCATCTCagcctttctcttcaccGGCGTGGCCATGCTGACGATGATTTACGCCTTGGTCACATATCACTGGAGAGCAAAGTCTATACGAGTGAGAGGGCAGGCGGGCTTCGACGACCGATTTGGCCCTaccttcttggccatcatcCTCCTGCTGGCCGTTATTGTCAACTTTGTTTTGAGGATTATGGATCAgtcgaagaagcaaaagggcaaCCCCGCCTACTAA
- a CDS encoding uncharacterized protein (EggNog:ENOG41) — protein MATPPVPFNRLKQIATDVCNNAIGSAEFYDHAKTEQWNSTIISSMLKALISEATPQGPNGAPLIQVCLQQHHCPAPGPHVRAEQVPRWHRHQVRGASCVDEHGSHRYGRQATCRQTRNAQRNWRILGREEGRHVDLQV, from the exons ATGGCTACCCCG CCCGTGCCCTTCAACCGACTTAAGCAGATCGCCACAGAT GTGTGCAACAACGCTATCGGCAGTGCGGAATTCTACGACCACGCAAAGACGGAGCAATGGAATTCAACCATCATT AGCTCAATGCTAAAGGCGCTCATCTCCGAGGCCACTCCTCAAGGCCCCAATGGCGCCCCCCTCATACAAGTTTGCTTGCAACAGCACCATTGTCCAGCACCTGGTCCCCACGTCCGCGCTGAACAAGTCCCGCGGTGGCACCGACACCAAGTCCGAGGAGCCTCATGTGTCGACGAGCACGGAAGCCACCGCTACGGACGGCAAGCCACATGTCGGCAGACGAGGAATGCACAGCGCAACTGGCGCATACTgggacgagaagaaggacggcATGTGGACCTTCAAGTTTGA
- a CDS encoding uncharacterized protein (EggNog:ENOG41) — protein sequence MSADNASKKRKQQSFSQTASSKKPRTEGNATLIGPHEGVLKDLSTKHNVLALSVISSTQIRKRVSSATSHLLDKTSDPRAVLLHARPADVCKMITVAEQCKRTLGEQGRTWYQYNELFDLPAEAKKRKSTPSKVDLEEVDDDESDSDDNAFETMQNRFEQAVLPPPRARAYKSLRIFISSQPIPDLKARENVTVQTSEDAT from the coding sequence ATGTCAGCCGATAATGCCTCCAAGAAGCGAAAGCAGCAATCTTTCAGCCAgacagcttcatcaaagAAGCCTCGCACCGAGGGCAATGCCACCCTCATAGGCCCGCACGAGGGCGTCCTCAAAGACCTTTCCACGAAACACAATGTCCTCGCCCTCTCAGTTATATCGTCTACACAGATCCGCAAGCGCGTCTCCAGCGCTACTTCTCACCTCCTCGACAAGACATCAGATCCGCGTGCAGTATTGCTCCATGCGCGACCCGCGGATGTGTGCAAGATGATTACGGTGGCAGAGCAGTGCAAGAGGACGCTCGGCGAACAGGGGAGGACCTGGTATCAATACAACGAACTATTCGACCTTCCTGCAGAGGctaaaaagagaaaatccaCTCCCAGTAAGGTAGATTTGGAGGAGGTGGACGATGATGAATCCGACAGCGACGACAATGCGTTTGAGACTATGCAAAACCGATTCGAGCAAGCTGTGCTGCCGCCTCCACGAGCTCGAGCGTACAAATCTCTGAGGATATTTATCTCGTCTCAGCCAATCCCCGACCTCAAAGCAAGGGAAAACGTAACGGTGCAAACGAGCGAGGATGCAACATAA